A window of Apium graveolens cultivar Ventura chromosome 8, ASM990537v1, whole genome shotgun sequence contains these coding sequences:
- the LOC141678477 gene encoding epidermis-specific secreted glycoprotein EP1-like produces MTSSMLSYPILISLLIAISISSAQAVVPANATFKYTNEGELGEYIVEYDASYRTLPIARFPFQFCFYNTTPTAFILGLRMGNRRSESTMRWVWDANRAKPVREKATLTFGTDGNLVLADVDGTIAWETGTANKDVVRLELLTNGNLVLIDSTGKFVWQSFDHPTDTLLVGQHLLSTGPNKIVSRLSDVDASNGPYSYVLEKSQLSLYYKPANVKTPILYYKTEFGTGKDTLTKIQFTIEPFTNIESDTVWANEFHLESFMNNSTTSSGSAVLSRAKYNTTYSMLRVDSDGNLRIYTYEEHVDYGAWEVTYVLFDRDEGRESECKLPQRCGSLGVCSDDQCVACPTSSGLTGWSKTCAVPVLPACGKGAVDYYKVVGVEHFTNGITSGTPRSTLANCRKKCDSDCKCLGFFYREEASTCLLATVLGALNQVANASHVAYIKMSK; encoded by the coding sequence ATGACTTCTTCTATGCTTTCTTACCCAATTCTTATTTCATTACTCATTGCTATTTCAATCTCCTCCGCACAAGCAGTTGTTCCTGCGAATGCAACTTTTAAATATACTAACGAAGGTGAACTAGGCGAGTACATTGTCGAATATGATGCTAGCTACCGTACTTTGCCTATTGCTAGATTTCCATTCCAATTCTGTTTCTACAACACCACTCCTACTGCCTTCATCCTCGGACTACGCATGGGCAATCGTCGTTCTGAATCGACCATGCGTTGGGTTTGGGACGCCAATCGTGCCAAACCTGTCCGAGAGAAGGCTACATTGACATTTGGCACAGACGGGAACCTCGTCTTAGCTGATGTCGATGGCACCATCGCTTGGGAAACTGGTACAGCCAACAAAGACGTGGTACGCTTGGAATTACTTACAAATGGTAATTTAGTGTTAATTGACTCCACGGGCAAATTTGTCTGGCAAAGCTTTGATCACCCAACTGATACACTTTTGGTTGGCCAACATCTCCTATCAACTGGTCCAAACAAGATCGTGAGTAGACTATCTGATGTCGACGCCTCGAATGGGCCGTACTCATACGTTTTGGAGAAAAGCCAGCTTTCCTTGTATTACAAGCCTGCCAATGTTAAAACTCCCATACTCTATTACAAAACGGAGTTTGGAACTGGCAAAGATACTTTAACTAAAATACAGTTTACAATTGAGCCTTTTACTAATATAGAAAGTGACACAGTTTGGGCAAATGAGTTTCACCTCGAATCCTTCATGAACAACTCTACCACATCTAGTGGCTCGGCTGTATTGTCAAGAGCAAAATACAATACGACTTACTCTATGCTCCGTGTTGATAGCGATGGCAACTTAAGAATTTACACATACGAAGAGCACGTTGATTATGGTGCATGGGAAGTTACGTACGTCCTCTTCGACAGAGATGAAGGTCGGGAGAGCGAATGTAAATTGCCACAGCGATGCGGATCACTTGGAGTATGCAGCGATGATCAGTGTGTAGCTTGCCCAACTTCTAGTGGGCTGACAGGATGGAGCAAGACTTGTGCAGTACCAGTTTTGCCAGCGTGCGGTAAGGGGGCTGTGGACTACTACAAAGTTGTGGGTGTCGAGCATTTCACGAACGGCATTACAAGTGGAACTCCACGAAGCACACTTGCTAATTGCAGAAAGAAATGCGACTCCGATTGTAAGTGCTTGGGATTTTTCTACAGGGAAGAAGCTTCAACGTGCTTGTTGGCTACAGTTTTAGGCGCTTTGAACCAAGTGGCTAATGCATCTCACGTTGCTTATATTAAGATGTCCAAGTAG